The following proteins are encoded in a genomic region of Fusarium oxysporum f. sp. lycopersici 4287 chromosome 1, whole genome shotgun sequence:
- a CDS encoding 3-octaprenyl-4-hydroxybenzoate carboxy-lyase UbiX: MKEVSSATRQLLGVSSKRFTFYHPTHFIQRPYVRLFSTSQSYLSWSGAQDQVQENALPSLESTRPRRIVVGITGATGAPYAIRILTLLHHLGVETHLIISKWALATLKYETSMSEADIRGLASRSYTAKDLSAPIASGSFQHDGMMIVPCSMKTLAAVRSGYCDDLISRAADVTLKEDRKLLLAIRETPLSSIHLENMLALRRANAIIFPPVPAFYTRPGGIDDIVDQSAGRMLDMIGIFTDGFERWEGFKKAQTEM, encoded by the coding sequence ATGAAAGAAGTCTCTTCCGCCACACGCCAACTTCTTGGAGTGTCTTCAAAAAGGTTCACGTTCTACCACCCTACTCACTTCATACAAAGACCTTATGTCAGGTTGTTCTCCACAAGCCAATCGTACTTGAGCTGGAGTGGAGCACAAGACCAGGTTCAAGAGAATGCCCTCCCATCTTTGGAATCAacaaggccgaggaggatCGTTGTCGGAATTACAGGTGCAACAGGTGCCCCGTACGCCATCCGCATCTTAActcttcttcaccacctAGGTGTGGAGACTCATCTTATCATTAGCAAATGGGCATTAGCCACACTCAAATACGAAACATCCATGAGCGAAGCTGATATTCGAGGCCTTGCGAGTAGATCATACACGGCAAAAGATCTCTCAGCACCAATCGCTTCAGGATCCTTTCAGCATGACGGAATGATGATTGTTCCCTGTAGCATGAAAACTCTTGCTGCAGTACGATCTGGTTACTGCGATGACCTAATATCAAGAGCCGCCGATGTCACACTCAAGGAAGATCGCAAACTACTCCTAGCTATTCGGGAAACACCTTTGAGTTCTATTCATCTTGAGAATATGCTTGCTCTTCGTCGTGCTAACGCCATCATCTTCCCTCCTGTTCCGGCTTTCTATACCAGGCCTGGGGGTATCGACGATATTGTCGATCAAAGTGCTGGAAGGATGTTGGATATGATAGGAATATTCACTGATGGGTTTGAGCGATGGGAGGGGTTCAAGAAAGCTCAGACTGAGATGTAG
- a CDS encoding hypothetical protein (At least one base has a quality score < 10), which produces MLTTSTKRAAALSSHHSLSLYRRYGSTATQPTIPLIINGQQVHGSESSPVISPLTGKEVWSFSCASKHQVQEAVQNAHDTFRDWSRTKVSYRRDIFLKAAEIMEKRLDELGGYMHHELGANKFYQDFVLGLTIEGLKDTAGRIAGAVQAFAPESTHEGMKALVQKKPYGVVLGIAPWNSPFHLGLRSVLFALAAGNTTVLKGSEFTPRCYWAIADVLREAGLPDGCLNLIFHSPTEAASTINTLVSHPHVKKINFTGSTRVGRIISSLAGKHLKPVLMELGGKASAIVLKDADLDQAALHCARGAFLNAGQICMSTERILVDESISSEFQERLGEAIRKLFGAADDTPAVVTAASATRNRGLIQDAISKGAQPLKIFEDKHAYETDTKMRPVVLGNIKKDMDLYATESFGPSVSLFTFKTEKEALELANDTEYGLAAAIFSKDLRVAFQLADGLESGAVRINSMTVHDEYSLPHGGVKDSGFGRFNGYQGLDEFLYFKSVTWMD; this is translated from the exons ATGCTGACAACATCCACCAAACGGGCAGCTGCCCTTTCAAGCCACCATTCCCTATCGCTTTATAGACGATATGGAAGCACAGCGACCCAGCCTACGATTCCGCTCATAATCAATGGCCAGCAGGTGCATGGTTCTGAATCTTCCCCCGTTATCAGCCCTTTGACTGGTAAAGAAGTATGGTCTTTCTCTTGTGCCAGCAAGCATCAGGTGCAGGAAGCTGTGCAAAATGCCCACGACACCTTCCGCGACTGGTCCCGAACCAAAGTTTCCTATCGACGCGATATATTTCTCAAAGCCGCTGAGATAATGGAAAAAAGGCTTGATGAGCTCGGCGGATATATGCATCACGAGCTAGGCGCCAATAAATTTTACCAAGACTTCGTTCTTGGTCTGACAATTGAAGGGTTGAAGGACACAGCTGGTAGGATAGCTGGGGCTGTGCAAGCGTTTGCACCGGAGTCAACCCATGAAGGTATGAAAGCTCTAGTGCAAAAAAAACCTTATGGAGTCGTTCTGGGAATTGCACCTTG GAATTCCCCTTTTCATCTTGGACTTCGAtctgttctttttgccttggCTGCTGGAAACACTACTGTTCTGAAAGGCTCTGAGTTTACGCCCCGTTGTTATTGGGCGATCGCCGATGTCTTGCGAGAGGCCGGCTTGCCAGACGGGTGCCTGAACTTGATATTTCATTCACCTACCGAGGCGGCTAGTACCATAAATACCCTGGTTTCGCACCCGCATGTTAAGAAGATTAATTTTACAGGCAGTACCAGGGTTGGGAGAATTATATCCTCTCTCGCAGGGAAACATCTGAAGCCTGTTCTTATGGAACTTGGCGGAAAGGCGAGTGCGATTGTACTCAAAGACGCCGATCTGGACCAAGCTGCTCTTCACTGCGCCCGAGGAGCGTTCCTCAAT GCTGGCCAAATCTGCATGTCCACGGAGCGTATCCTGGTTGACGAATCTATCTCATCTGAGTTTCAGGAACGTCTTGGTGAAGCAATTAGAAAGCTTTTCGGTGCCGCGGATGACACACCTGCCGTCGTGACTGCAGCCTCAGCCACTCGTAACCGGGGCCTCATTCAAGACGCTATATCCAAAGGCGCACAACCACTGAAGATTTTTGAGGATAAGCATGCTTATGAGACAGATACAAAAATGAGACCTGTGGTCCTTGGCAATATCAAAAAGGACATGGACCTATACGCAACAGAGTCGTTCGGCCCCAGTGTGTCTCTCTTCACTTTCAAGACAGAAAAGGAAGCCTTAGAATTAGCGAATGACACGGAATACGGCTTAGCGGCTGCCATTTTCTCGAAGGACTTGAGGGTGGCATTCCAGCTGGCCGATGGCTTGGAGTCAGGGGCCGTACGCATTAATTCTATGACGGTGCATGATGAATACTCTCTCCCCCATGGAGGTGTGAAGGATAGTGGATTTGGTCGTTTTAACGGTTACCAGGGATTGGACGAGTTTCTTTACTTCAAGTCGGTTACTTGGATGGATTGA